In the genome of Rhodoplanes sp. Z2-YC6860, one region contains:
- the lexA gene encoding transcriptional repressor LexA: MLTRKQFELLRFIHERLKEAGVPPSFDEMKDALDLRSKSGIHRLITALEERGFIRRLPNRARAIEVIKLPEPVSQGVGRRGFTPSVIEGNLGKVRAQAASEDDNGRPVAIPVMGRIAAGTPIEAIQSKSHVISMPPDMLSTGEHFALEVRGDSMIEAGILEGDTVLIKKTEAADTGDIVVALIDEEEATLKRFRRRGASIALEPANASYEVRILPPTRVRIQGKMVGLFRRY; this comes from the coding sequence TTCATGAGCGGTTGAAGGAAGCCGGCGTCCCGCCGTCATTCGACGAGATGAAGGACGCCCTCGACCTGCGGTCCAAGTCCGGAATTCACAGGCTGATCACCGCCCTGGAAGAGCGCGGGTTCATCCGCCGCCTACCGAACCGTGCGCGCGCCATCGAGGTGATCAAGCTGCCGGAGCCGGTGAGCCAGGGCGTGGGCCGCAGAGGTTTCACGCCGAGCGTCATCGAGGGCAATCTCGGCAAAGTGCGGGCACAGGCCGCCTCCGAGGACGACAACGGCCGACCGGTCGCGATCCCGGTGATGGGGCGCATCGCCGCCGGCACGCCGATCGAGGCGATCCAGAGCAAGAGCCACGTCATCAGCATGCCACCCGATATGCTGAGCACGGGCGAGCATTTCGCCCTCGAGGTGCGCGGCGACTCGATGATCGAGGCCGGCATCCTCGAAGGCGACACGGTGCTGATCAAGAAGACCGAGGCTGCCGACACTGGCGATATCGTCGTCGCCTTGATCGACGAGGAAGAAGCGACCTTGAAGCGTTTTCGCCGCAGAGGCGCCTCGATCGCGCTCGAGCCCGCGAACGCGTCCTACGAGGTGCGCATTCTTCCGCCGACGCGGGTGCGCATCCAAGGCAAGATGGTGGGCCTGTTCCGGCGCTACTGA
- a CDS encoding ComEC/Rec2 family competence protein — MTDWGRDGRGGSRGRVGIPSVRTWDGEAARRRAVAVASRWPGLGRAVADRLRDWAIAETGPGRLLPWLPVAFGLGIAIYFTAEREPVWWAAAALAAICAGGAILARRHAIAFPVLLAAAAIASGFAVATLKTLRITHPVLTRPASNIAIGGFVEVREEREKTDRIVVRAMSIEGQRLEQKLERVRVSIRKGTAPPVGAYITFRARLMPPLEPLRPGGYDFARDLYFQGIGATGFALGAIKIAEPPAQPGFWLNYAAIVQGIRDTLDARIRAVIPGDQGSIASALITGKRDAISTPVNDAMYISSLAHVLSISGYHMAVVAGVVFFVLRALLALVPSLARRKPIKKWSAAGALIATAAYLLLSGVEVAAQRSFIMTAIVLVGVMADRTALTLRTIAIAAIVVLVVAPQSVVHPSFQMSFAATLALIATYERGLPWMTSANSSHVSRAAMWGAREIVTLILASLVAGLATTPYAAYHFHRIAPYGVLANLLAMPIVSAWVMPMGLLALVAAPFGFDGPLWTLMGHGLDWMIAVAMYVASLPGAVGRMPAFGTAPLLLCTGGLLVLCLLKTPLRFAGAILVVVSCIWAIRTPQPDVLISPDGQAVAVRGADGRLAIKRTGRDAFAAKEWLAADGDERTPNDKTLDRGFRCDELGCMARLADGKLVSAVTSADAFEEDCRKAALVVTARNAPPACAATIVDRNAAHARGAMALRRNGEGWDITAARPAGQDRPWARGVATSEETTTAAARQRTTPRDATPKPEDLEAGD, encoded by the coding sequence ATGACGGATTGGGGCAGGGATGGCCGCGGCGGCAGCCGTGGCCGGGTCGGCATTCCAAGTGTCAGAACTTGGGACGGCGAGGCTGCGCGCCGCCGTGCGGTGGCGGTCGCCAGCCGTTGGCCCGGTCTCGGGCGGGCGGTTGCTGACCGCCTGCGCGACTGGGCCATCGCCGAAACCGGACCGGGACGCCTGCTGCCGTGGTTGCCCGTCGCATTCGGCCTCGGCATCGCGATCTACTTCACAGCCGAGCGCGAGCCCGTCTGGTGGGCGGCCGCAGCGCTTGCCGCGATCTGCGCGGGCGGCGCGATCCTCGCCCGCCGCCACGCCATCGCATTTCCAGTGCTGCTGGCCGCTGCGGCCATAGCGTCCGGCTTCGCTGTCGCGACGCTCAAAACCTTGCGCATCACCCATCCGGTGCTGACACGGCCCGCCAGCAACATCGCGATCGGCGGCTTCGTCGAAGTCCGCGAGGAGCGCGAGAAGACCGACCGGATCGTGGTCCGCGCCATGTCTATCGAAGGCCAGCGGCTGGAACAGAAGCTCGAGCGCGTGCGGGTTTCGATCCGCAAAGGCACCGCGCCTCCGGTCGGTGCTTACATCACATTCCGCGCGAGACTGATGCCGCCGCTCGAGCCATTGCGGCCCGGCGGCTACGACTTCGCCCGGGACCTCTATTTCCAGGGAATCGGTGCCACGGGCTTTGCGCTCGGCGCAATCAAGATCGCCGAGCCGCCGGCACAACCGGGCTTCTGGCTGAACTACGCGGCGATCGTGCAGGGCATCCGTGACACGCTCGACGCCCGCATCCGCGCCGTGATCCCGGGCGACCAGGGCTCGATCGCATCGGCGCTGATCACCGGCAAGCGCGATGCGATCAGCACGCCGGTCAACGACGCGATGTACATTTCGAGCCTCGCGCACGTTCTGTCGATCTCCGGCTATCACATGGCCGTGGTCGCGGGCGTTGTGTTCTTCGTACTGCGCGCGCTTCTTGCGCTGGTGCCTTCGCTCGCGCGGCGGAAGCCGATCAAGAAATGGTCCGCGGCCGGAGCGCTCATCGCGACAGCGGCGTATCTTTTGTTGTCGGGCGTGGAAGTCGCGGCTCAGCGTTCCTTCATCATGACGGCCATCGTGCTGGTCGGCGTGATGGCGGATCGGACCGCGCTGACGCTGCGTACGATTGCCATTGCCGCCATCGTGGTGTTGGTGGTGGCGCCGCAATCGGTCGTTCATCCGAGCTTCCAGATGTCGTTTGCGGCGACGCTCGCGCTGATCGCGACCTACGAGCGCGGCTTGCCTTGGATGACCAGCGCCAACAGTTCGCATGTCAGCCGCGCGGCGATGTGGGGTGCGCGCGAGATCGTCACGCTCATTCTGGCATCTCTCGTTGCAGGCCTCGCGACCACACCCTATGCGGCCTATCACTTTCATCGCATCGCGCCATACGGCGTGCTCGCCAATCTGCTGGCCATGCCGATTGTCTCGGCGTGGGTGATGCCGATGGGCCTGCTGGCGCTCGTCGCTGCGCCATTCGGCTTCGACGGTCCGCTTTGGACCCTGATGGGCCATGGGCTCGACTGGATGATCGCGGTTGCGATGTACGTCGCGAGCCTGCCTGGGGCGGTCGGACGGATGCCGGCGTTTGGAACGGCTCCATTGCTTCTGTGCACAGGCGGGCTCTTGGTCCTGTGTCTTCTGAAGACGCCACTGCGCTTCGCAGGCGCCATCCTGGTGGTCGTTTCATGCATTTGGGCGATCCGGACACCGCAGCCGGACGTGCTGATCTCGCCCGACGGACAGGCCGTCGCGGTGCGCGGCGCCGATGGTCGGCTGGCGATCAAACGCACCGGCCGCGACGCCTTCGCCGCCAAAGAATGGCTCGCCGCCGACGGTGACGAGCGGACACCCAATGACAAGACGTTGGATCGAGGCTTCCGCTGTGACGAGCTGGGTTGCATGGCCAGATTGGCCGACGGCAAACTTGTCTCGGCCGTAACCTCGGCAGACGCCTTCGAGGAGGACTGCCGCAAGGCCGCGCTGGTCGTGACGGCCCGCAATGCGCCGCCGGCCTGCGCCGCCACGATCGTCGACCGTAACGCCGCCCACGCCCGTGGCGCGATGGCGCTGCGCAGGAACGGCGAGGGCTGGGACATCACCGCGGCGCGGCCCGCGGGTCAGGACCGGCCATGGGCCCGCGGTGTTGCGACCAGCGAGGAAACAACAACCGCGGCGGCACGGCAAAGAACGACGCCGCGCGATGCCACACCGAAGCCGGAAGATCTGGAAGCCGGCGACTGA